A genome region from Manihot esculenta cultivar AM560-2 chromosome 5, M.esculenta_v8, whole genome shotgun sequence includes the following:
- the LOC110615201 gene encoding ras-related protein RABA3 has translation MNQEMNGGELENHEEKIDYVFKVVVIGDSAVGKTQLLSRFTKNEFCFDSKSTIGVEFQTRTVTIKGKVVKAQIWDTAGQERYRAVTSAYYRGALGAMVVYDVTKRPTFDHVARWVEELRAHADNSIVITLIGNKADLMDQRVVPTEDAVEFAEDQGLFFSETSALSGDNVDKAFLRLLEEIYGVISKKALECGDKKSNGADAAMLKGSKIDLISGSDLEISEMKKLSACTC, from the exons ATGAATCAAGAGATGAATGGCGGTGAGCTGGAGAATCATGAAGAGAAAATAGACTACGTGTTTAAGGTGGTGGTGATCGGAGACTCAGCTGTGGGTAAGACTCAGTTGCTGTCCAGGTTCACTAAGAATGAGTTCTGCTTTGATTCAAAGTCCACCATTGGCGTTGAGTTCCAGACCAGGACTGTCACCATCAAAGGCAAAGTCGTTAAAGCCCAGATCTGGGACACTGCAGGCCAAGAAAG GTACCGAGCAGTTACAAGTGCATACTACAGAGGAGCATTGGGAGCCATGGTAGTCTACGACGTCACCAAGAGACCAACCTTTGATCATGTGGCTAGGTGGGTGGAGGAACTCCGGGCCCACGCTGACAATTCAATAGTGATCACTTTGATTGGAAACAAGGCTGATCTGATGGACCAAAGGGTGGTTCCAACAGAAGACGCGGTGGAATTTGCGGAGGATCAAGGCCTATTTTTCTCTGAGACATCAGCTCTGAGCGGAGACAATGTTGACAAAGCATTTTTGAGGCTGCTAGAGGAAATTTATGGTGTGATATCTAAGAAGGCATTGGAGTGTGGCGACAAAAAATCCAACGGTGCTGATGCTGCAATGTTGAAAGGATCTAagattgatttaatttctgGGTCTGATTTAGAGATTAGTGAGATGAAAAAACTATCCGCCTGCACTTGTTAG